The Streptomyces sp. V4I8 genome includes the window GCTACGTGCAGATGCACACGGTCTGGGCCGAGCACATGCTCGCCCCCACCGAGGACTTCCTCACCAACAGTTGCTGACACCGCCCGCGCGGATGACGGACGCCGGTCCGGCCGAGGCTCAGTCGGCCGGACCGGCGCTCCCCCATTGTCCCCATCACCGCCGCCCCGACGGAACCGCTTTCCAAGGAGAACGGGATGACAACCGTCACCCTGCCCATCGACCCGACCCCGCCCGGGGCGCCCGGGGCGGCCCTCTGGCTGCCGCTGCCCGGCCGCTACACCGTGGCCCCCGACCGCTCGCTCGTCGAACTCACCACCCTCTGCGGCCCGCTGCCCGTCCGCCGCCGTCGCCTCACCCTCGCCGCCGCCTCGCTCACCGTGTCCGAGGCCGGCGAACACCCCACCTTCCGCTTCGAGTTCGACGACGTGCACCTCAAGGGTGCCCTCGCCCTCACCCACGCCCACGCCCCCGCCCCCGCCCCCGCCCCCGCATCAGCCGGCACCGTCCAGCTGACCGGCGACCTCGCCATCGACGGCATCGACTTCCCCGTGCTGCTGCGGCTGCGGGTCGTCGAGCGGGCCGACGACCGGCTGCTCGGCGTGGGTGTGGCCCGGCTGCCGTACCGGCTGCTGCGGCGCGCGACCGGCTTCAGGTTCGGCCGGCTGCGTCCGGCGACCCGGCTGCGGCTGCTGGTCGCCGGGGAGTTCACGTGAGGGCGGCCCGGCGGCCTGTCCAGGGGGCCGTGCTCGCCCTGTCCGTCCTGCTCGGGCTGCTGTTCCTGGTGCCCGGCGGCCGGGCGGCTGCGGCGACGTACCGGGTGGCCATGAGCGGGTACGCCTTCAGCCCGGCGACGCTGACCGTCACCGCCGGTTCCACGGTGACCTGGACCAACCAGGACACCGCACCGCACGACGTGAAGACCACCTCCGGCCCGGCCGCCTTCCACTCCCCCATGCTGAACAAGGGCGGCAGCTGGAGCTTCACGTTCACCACGCCGGGGGCGTACGCCTACTACTGCACCGTCCACCCGAACATGACCGCCCGGATCATGGTCCAGCCGGCGGCCCCGGCGACCTCGCCGACGCACGACCACTCGGGGGCCGGGGCGGACTCCGGCAGCCAGTCGTCCGGGAACCAGACCTCGGGAAGCCATACGGCGGGTCATCACGCGGCCGCCCCCAGCCCGACGACGGCGACGCGCTCACCGGCGTCCTCGCCCGCCCGGTCCACGTCGTCCACGTCGGCCACGTCGGCCCCGGCGGCCGCACAGCAGGCCTCGCCGTCACCGACGCCCACGGCGGCCTCGATGCCACAGACCCAGGTCACCGCGGCGACGGCCCGACCGCTGGACCCCTTGCTCGTCCTGACCGGGATCGTCGCGGGCGTCGCGGTGCTGTGCCTGCTGCTGGTGGGCTCACGGGCGTCGCGGACCCGCGAGGAGGTGGGGGACTAGGGGGTGTTCCGAAAGTCCCGTGCGATGCCCGCGCGTGCCGGGCGCCGCGGGTGCTGCGCGGGACTTTCGAAACACCCCTGGGCGGCGGCCCGCCCGGCGACGGTCGGCGGCCGGCCCGCTCACTTGGCCCGGTAGCGCCGCATCTTCGCCCGCGCCCCGCACACCTGCATCGAGCACCAGCGACCGCGGCCCGCCGGGCTGCGGTCGTAGTACGCCCAGTGGCAGTCGACCGCCTCGCAGGCCTTCAGGCGGGTCCAGGTGTCCTCGACGAGGGCATGGGCGATCGCCGCCGCCACCCGGGAGAGCAGCGGACCCTCCTGCGCGGGGGCGAGGGTGGCCGAACCGTCGGCGGCGTCGACCGCCACCACCAGCGGGCTCGCCCTGAGCAGGTCGCCGAGCGGGGTCACCGCACGGTGCGGCGGATGGCCCGCGTGGGCGAGGAGAGCCACGCGCAGGGACTCCCGCAGCTCCCGCGCGGCGGGGATGTCCGCCTCGGCCAGCCCGAAGCGCGCCCGGCCCTCCGCCGTGTCCAGCGAGTCGGCGGCCGACTCGATGTCCAGCGTGTTGACCAGGGACTGGACCAGCTCCAGGCCCCCGGGCGCGGGCGATCTCTCACTCATGGCTGCACGCTATCCCTCGGTCACCGAATCCCCTTGCGAGGTTACCGCCAATGCGGGAGCATGAGGTAACCGCGTTACCGGTTGCTGGAATGTATGAGTAACCGCAACGGGAAAACTAGGCTTCGAGGAGGAAGTCATGGCCATCGCCACAGTGGGTGCCGTCGTCCTGGACTGTCCCGACCCGCGCGCCCTCGCCGACTTCTACGCGCGCGTGCTCGGCGGCAGCATCGTGGACGAGGGGGACTGGCTGGACCTGAAGGTGCCCGGCGGGCCGGCGCTGGCGTTCCAGGCCGCGCCCGGTTACGTGCCGCCGCAGTGGCCCTCGCCCGAGCACTCGCAGCAGTTCCATCTGGACCTGACCGTCGAGGACCTGGACACGGCCGAGAAGGAGGTGCTGGCGCTCGGGGCGAAGCCGCTGGAGACCGAGGACCGCTCGCGGACCTTCAGGGTTTACGCGGACCCGGCCGGGCACCCGTTCTGCCTGTGCGCCTGCTGATCACACCCTGATCCCGGGAGGAACCCATGGCTCCAGCGGCACGTCTGCGTTCCGTCGTCATCGACTGCCCCGACCCGCGCGCCCTCGCCCGCTTCTACGCCGGCGTCGGCGGCGGTACGCCCGAGGACGACGACCCCGAGTGGGTCGTACTCCAGCTGCCGGGCGGACCGCGGCTCGCCTTCCAGCCGGCGCCCGGCTACGCCCCGCCGGAGTGGCCGCGGGCCGACCGCAACTCCCAGCAGTTCCATCTCGACTTCGACGCCGGGTCCACCTGGGAGGAGGTCGAGGCGGCCCAGGAGAAGGTGCTGGGGCTGGGCGCGCGGTTGCTGCACGCGGAGGACAAGGAGGACTTCCGGGTGTACGCCGACCCGGCGGGGCATCCGTTCTGCCTCTGCCGGATCGAGGGCCCCTGAGGGCTATCCGTCCAGCTCGGAGATCTTCATCGTCGACGGCGCCCGGCGCCGCTGTGCCTCCCGGGCCGTGAAGTCGGCCTCGCGCAGGACACGTTGGACGTTGCCCCAGGTCAGCAGTGCGATGTCGGCCTCGGGCCAGTCCCGGCGCAGCAGTTCGGCGACGAGGTGCGGGTAGCAGGAGGCGTCGGCGAGGTCCTGGGGGTGGGCGGTCCCGGCGTCGTAGGTGCCGGACAGGCCGACGGACTCGGGGCCCGCGACCTCACGGACGTGGTCGAGATGGTCGGCGACGTCCCGGACGGAGGGGCCGGTCTGCTCGGCGGTGAGCGGCACCATGCACAGGCCCTGGACGGCGCCCAGCTCGGCGAGCAGTTCGTCGGGGAGGTTGGCCGGGTGCGGGCGCAGGGCGCGGGCGGCGGAGCGGGCACACAGCACCGGCGCCTTGGAGACCGCGCACGCCCGGCGCACGGTGTCCGCGGAGGCGCCTGTGAGATCGGCCAGCACGCCGAGCCGGTTCATCTCGCGCAGCACCTCCTCGCCGAACCGGGTCAGCCCCGCCTCGCTCGCCCAGGACACCCCGGACAGCGTGAGCGAGCGCAGCCCGAGCCCGTGCAGGGAACGCAGGATGCCGAGCGAGTCGCCTATGGCGGTGGCCCCGGCGGGGCCGGGCAGGACGGCGATACGGCCGCTTTGGCGGACGTCGGTGATCGGCCCGGGCGTGCAGGCGAGACGCAGCCCCTCGGGATGGGCCCCTACGACGGTCTTCACCAGGTCCAGCTGGTCCAGCGTGGCACCGACGGCCCGGTCCCCGGCCAGCCCCTCGGGCAGGTGCAGCGCCCAGAACAGCGCGGCCACATGACCCTCGCGCATCCGCGGTACGTCGGTGTCGACGGCGCTCTCGCCGAGCTCCAGGTCGAACCAGGGCAGGTGGCGCAGCGCCCACGCCAGTCCGCTGTAGCCGTCGGCGACGGGGTGATCGTCGAGGAGGGCGTGGGCGCGGTCGAGGAAGCCGGCGTCGGGGCCTTCACCGGAGCCGGAGCCGGTGGCAGTTGGGGACGGCTTCCCGGGCAGCGGGGCGGGCAGGTCATCGAGTTCGCCGACCTCGGGGCTGGGGTCCAGCTCGGACTTGAGGTCTGCCATGGCGGTCTCCGTACGTGATCGGCGTCCTGATCAGCAGTACGGTTCACCGTCGCACGGACCCGGAGGGGCTTCCTGGTGGGTGGTGCGTTCGGGGGTACCGGGCGGCGGCCTGCGTGGAACGGCGCGTCCGGGGGTACACGCGCGCGGGCTCAGCGCTCGCGCGCCGCCTCGATGACGTCGTCCAGGGTCTCCCTGGAGCGGACCAGGTCGGCGATCATGCGGTCGATCCGGTCGCGCTCGGCGGTGAGGTCCTCGACCAGCCGGGGCGTGGCGATCGCGGAGGGGCCGCCGTCGGTGTCCCGCATGCAGGGCAGCAGCTGCGCGATCCGGCTGCTGTGCAGCCCGGCGGCGAACAGCTCCTGGATCCGGATGACCCGGTCGACGGCGGCCTCCGGATAGTCGCGGTGTCCGCCGGGGGTGCGCTCGGCGCGCAGCAGCCCCTGGGCCTCGTAGTAGCGCAGCGACCGCTCGCTCACGCCGGTGCTCCGGGCCAGTTCACCGATCCGCATGCCCCGCTCCCCTGGTCCGTCCCGGCTTGAACCTGACACTGATGTCAACTTCTACGGTACGGCCATGACGCAGCCGACAGATGAGAACCCAGCCGTCCGAACCCTCCTCAGCCCGGCCCGCCTGGGCCACCTGCACCTGCCGAACCATCTCGTCATGGCCCCGCTGACCAGGAACCGAGCCGCCGCGGACGGCACTCCCACGCCGCTCATTGCCACCTACTACGCCCAGCGCGCCACGGCCGGGCTGATCATCGCCGAGGCCGCGACACCGAGCGCGGTCGGGCAGACGTATCCGAACATCACCGCGATCCACAGGCCCGCGCACGTGGCCGGCTGGCGGCAGGTCACGGATGCCGTGCGGGCAGCGGGCGGAGGACCGATGTTCCTCCAGCTCCAGCACGGCGGCCGGGTCGGGCATCCCGCCACCAGCGGGCTGACCCCGGTCTCGCCCTCGCCCGTGCCGCTCCCGGAGACGATCTTCACGCCGGACGGGCACCGCCCCGCCGTCGTCCCCCGGGAGATGACCGTCGACGACATCCGCACCACCGTCGCCGA containing:
- a CDS encoding VOC family protein — its product is MAPAARLRSVVIDCPDPRALARFYAGVGGGTPEDDDPEWVVLQLPGGPRLAFQPAPGYAPPEWPRADRNSQQFHLDFDAGSTWEEVEAAQEKVLGLGARLLHAEDKEDFRVYADPAGHPFCLCRIEGP
- a CDS encoding CGNR zinc finger domain-containing protein, whose protein sequence is MSERSPAPGGLELVQSLVNTLDIESAADSLDTAEGRARFGLAEADIPAARELRESLRVALLAHAGHPPHRAVTPLGDLLRASPLVVAVDAADGSATLAPAQEGPLLSRVAAAIAHALVEDTWTRLKACEAVDCHWAYYDRSPAGRGRWCSMQVCGARAKMRRYRAK
- a CDS encoding VOC family protein — its product is MAIATVGAVVLDCPDPRALADFYARVLGGSIVDEGDWLDLKVPGGPALAFQAAPGYVPPQWPSPEHSQQFHLDLTVEDLDTAEKEVLALGAKPLETEDRSRTFRVYADPAGHPFCLCAC
- a CDS encoding MerR family transcriptional regulator; the encoded protein is MRIGELARSTGVSERSLRYYEAQGLLRAERTPGGHRDYPEAAVDRVIRIQELFAAGLHSSRIAQLLPCMRDTDGGPSAIATPRLVEDLTAERDRIDRMIADLVRSRETLDDVIEAARER
- a CDS encoding plastocyanin/azurin family copper-binding protein, producing the protein MRAARRPVQGAVLALSVLLGLLFLVPGGRAAAATYRVAMSGYAFSPATLTVTAGSTVTWTNQDTAPHDVKTTSGPAAFHSPMLNKGGSWSFTFTTPGAYAYYCTVHPNMTARIMVQPAAPATSPTHDHSGAGADSGSQSSGNQTSGSHTAGHHAAAPSPTTATRSPASSPARSTSSTSATSAPAAAQQASPSPTPTAASMPQTQVTAATARPLDPLLVLTGIVAGVAVLCLLLVGSRASRTREEVGD
- a CDS encoding dipeptidase, which produces MADLKSELDPSPEVGELDDLPAPLPGKPSPTATGSGSGEGPDAGFLDRAHALLDDHPVADGYSGLAWALRHLPWFDLELGESAVDTDVPRMREGHVAALFWALHLPEGLAGDRAVGATLDQLDLVKTVVGAHPEGLRLACTPGPITDVRQSGRIAVLPGPAGATAIGDSLGILRSLHGLGLRSLTLSGVSWASEAGLTRFGEEVLREMNRLGVLADLTGASADTVRRACAVSKAPVLCARSAARALRPHPANLPDELLAELGAVQGLCMVPLTAEQTGPSVRDVADHLDHVREVAGPESVGLSGTYDAGTAHPQDLADASCYPHLVAELLRRDWPEADIALLTWGNVQRVLREADFTAREAQRRRAPSTMKISELDG